From one Formosa sediminum genomic stretch:
- a CDS encoding sulfotransferase family protein, with amino-acid sequence MNSKLPNFIISGFPKCGSSALHYYLENHPEIFMPKQKELHFFTNDILAKLNQGPGDKATKISQIKLLEDYEKCFNDVGDELVIGDASPSYINYPEKFQEIKDTLSDPKVIILLRDPVKRAYSNYLHLVREGRESLSFYEALLEEENRKKKKFSDFWYYRFNSTYTEKVQKAQEVFRDVLIITQEELNSEPKETIKSIFTFLNVNADYIPTNLSERYNEGGVFEDNFITRTFFKQSKLKSFIKKRFPIPVEIKNIKNKVVNNYRKPTPLIDEKAEAFLVKSLSEDVLKIKKLGVDTSVWNKKFLIKTKV; translated from the coding sequence ATGAATTCTAAACTTCCTAATTTTATAATTTCAGGTTTTCCCAAATGTGGTTCTTCCGCATTGCATTATTATTTAGAAAACCATCCAGAAATATTTATGCCTAAACAAAAAGAGCTTCATTTTTTCACGAATGATATTCTTGCAAAACTTAATCAAGGACCTGGAGATAAGGCAACTAAAATAAGTCAGATTAAATTATTGGAAGACTACGAAAAATGTTTTAATGACGTAGGAGATGAGCTGGTTATTGGAGATGCTTCTCCATCTTATATTAATTACCCTGAGAAGTTTCAAGAGATAAAAGATACGTTATCCGACCCTAAGGTGATTATCTTATTAAGAGACCCTGTTAAAAGAGCTTATTCAAACTATTTACACCTAGTTAGAGAAGGAAGAGAAAGTTTAAGCTTTTATGAAGCTCTTTTAGAAGAAGAAAATAGAAAGAAGAAGAAATTTTCAGATTTTTGGTATTATCGATTTAATTCTACATATACAGAGAAAGTACAGAAGGCTCAGGAAGTTTTTAGAGATGTATTAATTATAACACAGGAAGAATTAAACTCAGAACCAAAGGAAACAATTAAAAGTATTTTTACTTTTTTAAATGTTAATGCAGACTATATACCTACTAATTTGAGTGAGCGATATAATGAAGGTGGTGTTTTTGAAGATAATTTTATTACACGAACATTTTTTAAGCAGAGTAAATTAAAAAGTTTTATAAAAAAAAGGTTTCCTATTCCAGTTGAAATAAAAAACATTAAAAATAAAGTTGTAAATAATTATAGAAAACCAACTCCATTAATTGATGAGAAGGCAGAAGCATTTTTGGTAAAATCATTATCTGAAGATGTTTTAAAGATCAAAAAATTAGGAGTAGATACTTCAGTGTGGAACAAGAAGTTTTTAATAAAAACTAAGGTTTAA
- a CDS encoding zinc-binding metallopeptidase family protein, whose product MKIFQCSHCNFPVFFENTTCESCGFDLGYLDVENEILANTSDSLEWIVKDQTYVYCKNHNFNACNWLVPNNDTNGFCTSCDLNRTIPDLKVPEYYERWQIMEIAKHRLIYTLQRLELPLISKFDNPETGLFFDFLSEEAANAGENKIMMGHANGVITILLAEADSVTREEMRISLNEKYRTLIGHFRHEVGHYYWDIIFKTNKTFLSEYRSLFGDERLNYAEALQAHYKNGAPKDWKNNFISTYASSHPWEDWAETWAHYLHILDTMETAYYFGLEGKPNLNNSSHMRVFSIYPYKEGLSFKTILDEVSPLFYAVNSINRSMGITDVYPFVISDKVKEKLEFIHDIVCRFKTH is encoded by the coding sequence ATGAAAATTTTTCAATGTAGTCACTGTAATTTTCCTGTTTTTTTTGAGAATACAACTTGTGAAAGTTGTGGTTTTGATTTAGGATATTTAGACGTAGAAAACGAAATTTTAGCCAATACTTCGGATAGTTTAGAATGGATTGTTAAAGACCAGACGTATGTATATTGTAAGAATCATAATTTTAATGCATGTAACTGGTTAGTACCTAATAATGATACTAATGGTTTTTGCACTTCATGCGATTTAAATAGAACCATACCAGATTTAAAAGTTCCAGAATATTACGAGCGTTGGCAAATTATGGAAATTGCAAAACATAGATTAATTTATACATTGCAACGTTTAGAGCTTCCTCTAATTAGTAAGTTTGATAATCCTGAAACAGGTTTGTTTTTTGATTTTCTTTCAGAAGAAGCTGCAAATGCTGGGGAAAATAAAATTATGATGGGTCATGCAAATGGCGTAATTACAATCCTTTTGGCAGAAGCAGATTCTGTAACTCGAGAAGAAATGCGTATCTCTTTAAATGAAAAATACAGAACTTTAATTGGACATTTTAGACATGAGGTTGGACATTATTACTGGGATATAATATTTAAAACGAATAAAACATTTTTATCTGAATACAGAAGTTTATTTGGTGATGAACGATTAAATTATGCAGAAGCTTTACAAGCCCACTATAAAAATGGGGCACCTAAAGACTGGAAAAATAATTTTATTAGTACCTATGCTTCTTCTCATCCTTGGGAAGATTGGGCCGAAACTTGGGCTCACTATCTTCATATTTTAGATACTATGGAGACTGCTTATTATTTTGGTCTAGAAGGTAAACCTAACCTAAATAATTCTAGTCATATGCGGGTCTTTTCAATATATCCTTATAAAGAAGGATTGTCCTTTAAAACAATACTAGATGAGGTTTCTCCTTTGTTCTATGCTGTTAATAGTATAAATAGATCTATGGGAATTACAGATGTATATCCATTTGTAATATCAGATAAAGTTAAAGAAAAATTAGAGTTTATTCACGATATAGTTTGTCGCTTTAAAACTCATTAA
- a CDS encoding O-antigen ligase family protein — protein sequence MPILNLFNYFPFTKAHIDWTTNRMSSVSFESPALATYLISIAGWMFSYVLTEKGFKRFIPMFLTIILSFLSGSRAGIFVIVIQVLILVMYLMKDKRFKKLFINIFLISSVLGTLMMLFYSKPIIGYISSKVMSFKTSDDVHAMSNKTRFGIQTAMFEVFLNNPIKGAGYGLQAFESSKLYPEWAVKGNWEFKYKYLNDKHKGFPPGFNLYLRLLSETGVIGFTFFMFLIVMLLSWCYKKTFKRQGFQSVIPLMITISMVGFAFNWLKMDTFRIYFFWLCLTLIILIQRQGTRDERKKNNSFNTPLQ from the coding sequence ATGCCAATTCTTAATTTATTTAATTATTTTCCTTTTACTAAAGCTCATATAGATTGGACAACCAATAGAATGTCTTCTGTTTCTTTTGAGTCTCCTGCTTTGGCTACATATTTAATTAGTATAGCAGGTTGGATGTTTAGTTATGTACTAACAGAAAAAGGTTTTAAGAGATTCATTCCAATGTTTTTAACCATTATTTTATCCTTTTTAAGCGGTTCTCGTGCAGGTATTTTTGTAATTGTTATTCAAGTTTTAATTTTAGTAATGTATTTAATGAAGGATAAAAGGTTTAAAAAACTTTTTATCAATATATTTCTTATTAGTTCTGTTTTAGGTACTTTAATGATGCTTTTTTACTCAAAGCCTATTATTGGATACATCTCTTCAAAAGTTATGTCTTTTAAGACTAGTGATGATGTACATGCAATGTCTAATAAAACTAGATTTGGTATACAGACAGCTATGTTTGAGGTGTTTTTAAATAATCCAATAAAAGGTGCCGGTTATGGGTTACAGGCTTTTGAATCTAGTAAATTGTATCCGGAATGGGCTGTTAAAGGAAATTGGGAATTTAAGTACAAGTATTTAAATGACAAACATAAAGGTTTCCCCCCAGGTTTTAATTTATATTTGCGATTATTGTCAGAGACAGGAGTAATTGGGTTTACTTTTTTTATGTTCTTAATAGTAATGCTACTTTCATGGTGCTACAAAAAGACTTTTAAAAGACAAGGTTTTCAGTCTGTAATTCCTTTAATGATTACAATCTCTATGGTTGGATTTGCTTTTAATTGGTTAAAAATGGACACATTTAGAATTTACTTTTTTTGGTTATGTTTAACGCTAATAATTTTAATACAAAGACAAGGAACTCGTGATGAACGAAAAAAGAATAATAGTTTTAATACCCCATTACAATAA
- a CDS encoding xylulokinase yields MYHLGIDLGSSSVKVALVNAVNGKQIKILHEPQNEMEIVAVNPDWAEQDPNMWWLHTCNAIRRIIKESAIDASKIKNIGISYQMHGLVIVDAAGHPLCNSIIWCDSRAVEIGKKALKDLGEDMCSKHMLNAPGNFTASKLKWVIDNEPNIYKDTYKFMLPGDYIAFKLTGNLVTTKNGLSEGVLWDYKQDNVAVDLLNYYGIDKALVPNIVENFKNQGEVNLQAAQDTGLPLGAQVTYRSGDQPNNALSLNIFNPGEVAATGGTSGVVYAVSNNLKPQEISKVNHFAHVNYTVTKPVIGTLLNINGAGIQYRWLRNNCGNDSYEVMNDKASKIDVGANGVVVIPFGNGAERMLDNKNIGTHILNLNLNLHNNAHLYRAALEGIAFSFVYGVEILKRDLGEIKVIRAGNDNLFRSEIFSNTVATLIDHDIEIYNTTGAVGAARAAGLTDGDFKTFGEHITKNDHVMTYKPMQNKTEYMAAYAAWKKELEIILKHR; encoded by the coding sequence ATGTATCACTTAGGAATAGATTTAGGTAGTTCTTCGGTTAAAGTGGCTTTAGTTAATGCCGTTAACGGAAAACAAATTAAAATACTTCACGAGCCGCAAAACGAAATGGAGATTGTTGCAGTTAATCCAGATTGGGCAGAACAAGATCCTAACATGTGGTGGCTACATACTTGTAATGCTATAAGACGTATTATTAAAGAATCAGCTATTGATGCATCTAAAATTAAAAATATTGGTATATCGTATCAAATGCATGGATTAGTTATAGTAGATGCCGCAGGACATCCGTTGTGTAATTCCATTATTTGGTGTGATAGCCGAGCTGTAGAGATTGGAAAAAAAGCATTAAAAGATTTAGGTGAGGACATGTGTAGTAAACATATGTTAAATGCTCCAGGAAACTTTACCGCTTCTAAATTAAAATGGGTGATTGATAATGAACCTAACATTTATAAAGACACATATAAATTTATGTTGCCAGGCGATTATATAGCTTTTAAACTCACTGGTAATTTGGTTACAACAAAAAATGGTTTGTCCGAAGGTGTTTTGTGGGATTATAAACAGGATAATGTTGCTGTAGATTTGTTAAATTATTACGGTATAGATAAAGCTTTAGTGCCGAATATTGTAGAGAATTTTAAAAATCAAGGAGAAGTCAATTTGCAAGCTGCTCAAGACACTGGGCTTCCTTTAGGAGCTCAAGTTACTTATCGTTCCGGAGATCAGCCAAATAATGCCTTGTCTCTTAATATCTTTAATCCAGGAGAAGTTGCTGCAACAGGAGGAACATCTGGGGTAGTGTATGCGGTGTCTAATAATTTAAAGCCACAAGAAATTTCAAAAGTTAATCATTTTGCACACGTAAACTATACTGTAACTAAGCCTGTTATAGGAACACTCTTAAATATTAATGGAGCAGGAATTCAGTACCGTTGGTTGCGCAATAATTGTGGGAATGATTCTTATGAAGTAATGAATGACAAAGCCTCAAAAATAGATGTAGGTGCTAATGGAGTTGTTGTTATTCCTTTTGGAAATGGTGCAGAGCGTATGTTAGATAATAAAAATATAGGTACACATATTTTAAACCTAAACTTAAATCTACATAATAACGCACATTTATATCGCGCTGCTTTAGAAGGTATCGCATTTTCATTTGTGTACGGTGTAGAAATTCTTAAAAGAGATCTCGGAGAGATTAAAGTGATTCGTGCTGGAAATGATAATCTGTTTAGATCTGAAATTTTTTCGAATACGGTGGCTACATTAATAGATCACGATATAGAGATTTATAATACTACTGGCGCTGTTGGAGCGGCTAGAGCTGCGGGTCTTACCGATGGCGACTTTAAAACGTTTGGAGAACATATTACTAAAAATGATCATGTAATGACTTATAAACCTATGCAAAATAAAACGGAATATATGGCCGCATATGCAGCGTGGAAGAAAGAATTAGAAATAATATTAAAACATAGATAA
- a CDS encoding oligosaccharide flippase family protein, translated as MTSYLKKNKKILENFSYLTALNLFNVLSPLIIYPYLIRVLEPDNYGLTIFAQTTVAYLVIFVSFGFNVTATKEVSINRDFPEKLNEIVSATFIIKFLLFVSSFLILILLFSLIPKVGNNKVLFILTMWLCFYEFVFPVWYFQGIEKMKYITLFSLISKLISLILIFFLVVKESDYLLVPLFNGIGGIIAGLFSLYIVFKKHKVKLKICSISVLKYHIKDSYLIFISRVSNIKDNTPAFLVGALLGNQALAYYDLAFKIVKVVVSVFNNVTNVVFPVVAMKKDNKWFKKILIVEFFSLIVCYLILVIFRDFIVTLLGSGQMLPASPLIPILGIMVVRPLASLIGSCVLITNGLNKEFTLNLIYSTLFYLVITLACWGAEILDIYTISWGIALAQLFELFHKIYIIKTKKLIHWII; from the coding sequence GTGACAAGTTATTTAAAAAAAAACAAAAAAATTTTAGAAAATTTTTCTTACTTAACAGCGTTAAATTTATTTAATGTACTTTCTCCGTTAATAATCTATCCGTATCTTATTAGAGTATTAGAGCCTGATAATTATGGGCTAACAATTTTTGCACAAACAACAGTTGCATATTTGGTTATTTTTGTTTCCTTTGGTTTTAATGTTACCGCAACTAAAGAAGTGAGTATTAACAGAGACTTTCCTGAAAAATTAAACGAAATAGTTAGTGCTACATTTATAATTAAGTTTTTGTTATTTGTCTCTTCTTTTTTAATCTTAATACTACTATTTAGCCTTATACCTAAAGTAGGAAATAATAAAGTATTATTTATTCTTACAATGTGGTTATGTTTTTATGAATTTGTATTCCCTGTGTGGTATTTTCAAGGGATTGAAAAGATGAAATATATTACTCTGTTTTCATTAATTAGTAAATTAATTAGCTTAATATTAATCTTTTTTTTAGTAGTAAAAGAATCTGATTATCTTCTTGTACCTCTATTTAATGGAATAGGTGGGATAATCGCCGGATTATTTTCTTTGTATATAGTTTTTAAAAAACATAAAGTTAAGCTTAAAATATGTAGTATAAGTGTTTTAAAATATCATATAAAAGACTCTTACTTAATCTTTATATCTCGTGTTTCGAATATAAAAGATAATACACCAGCTTTTTTAGTTGGTGCATTATTGGGAAACCAAGCGTTAGCTTATTACGATTTAGCCTTTAAAATAGTAAAAGTCGTTGTAAGTGTATTTAATAATGTTACTAATGTTGTTTTTCCTGTAGTTGCAATGAAAAAGGATAATAAATGGTTTAAAAAAATACTAATTGTTGAATTTTTTAGTTTGATAGTTTGTTATTTAATCTTAGTTATTTTCCGAGATTTTATTGTGACTTTATTAGGGAGTGGGCAGATGTTGCCAGCAAGTCCTTTAATACCAATATTGGGTATAATGGTAGTAAGGCCACTAGCATCATTAATTGGATCATGTGTGCTAATCACTAATGGTCTAAATAAAGAATTTACCCTAAATTTAATCTATTCAACGTTATTTTATTTGGTCATCACTCTCGCTTGTTGGGGAGCTGAAATATTAGATATATATACCATATCATGGGGAATTGCTTTGGCTCAATTATTTGAGTTATTCCATAAAATATATATAATAAAAACAAAAAAATTAATTCATTGGATAATATAA
- a CDS encoding O-antigen ligase family protein codes for MNYKKYLEIFYEYLFLIFCLIVPFEEYVSAIPNILIGVLLAIYLVVCKKNQFKYLFKNKSYIVWLGFVLYIFLIAIFNNRVSEDFFILKKLLLPVIIVLLGINVSNFNRCKLWFIAGTVLSVLISFIGVSKYWFSENNFNFTSGDFINQILVSERIYIGFCVAISLVFLLELFKNNKEIKVKILCFVLISLLLSFCFIIAARIAIVCIVYILILFFLSLKNVKIKFWGIISFIIFIGIFFMLNKNLTNRFFHSDNKYHISYYEKVSQQEPRVLIWSCAYGIFKNNFKPFLGNGFYNIKNQLVDCYDSNIDVIKKRNWYVERSFNSHNQYIDFLLSSGWIGIVLFLLILYLMLTTSKISFYTLSLLGSVMLILLIENIFHRQIGCYLFSLVWISLLKNGNIKFEF; via the coding sequence ATGAATTACAAAAAATACCTTGAGATTTTTTACGAATATTTATTCTTAATTTTTTGCCTAATTGTGCCTTTTGAAGAGTATGTTAGTGCTATTCCAAATATTTTAATAGGAGTATTATTGGCTATTTATTTGGTTGTATGTAAAAAGAATCAATTTAAGTATTTATTTAAAAATAAAAGTTATATAGTTTGGTTAGGGTTCGTTTTATATATTTTTCTTATTGCCATATTTAATAATAGAGTCTCTGAAGATTTTTTTATTTTAAAAAAATTATTGCTACCAGTTATCATTGTGCTCTTAGGAATTAATGTTTCTAATTTTAATAGATGTAAACTTTGGTTTATAGCAGGTACTGTGCTATCTGTTTTAATCTCTTTTATAGGTGTATCAAAATATTGGTTTTCAGAAAATAACTTTAATTTTACCTCAGGAGATTTTATCAATCAGATTTTAGTATCCGAACGTATATACATAGGGTTTTGTGTCGCTATTAGTCTTGTGTTTTTGTTAGAGTTATTCAAGAATAATAAGGAAATTAAGGTTAAGATTTTATGTTTTGTTTTAATAAGTTTATTGCTTTCATTTTGTTTTATTATAGCGGCTAGAATTGCAATTGTTTGTATTGTTTACATTCTGATTCTCTTTTTTTTAAGTTTAAAAAATGTAAAAATAAAATTTTGGGGTATAATTTCATTTATAATATTCATTGGAATATTTTTTATGTTAAATAAGAACTTAACAAATAGATTTTTTCATTCAGATAATAAGTATCATATTAGTTACTATGAGAAGGTATCACAACAAGAACCAAGGGTTTTAATTTGGAGTTGTGCTTATGGAATATTCAAGAATAATTTTAAACCTTTTTTAGGGAATGGATTTTATAATATTAAAAATCAACTTGTAGATTGTTACGATAGTAATATAGATGTAATTAAAAAAAGAAATTGGTATGTAGAGCGTAGCTTTAATTCTCATAATCAGTACATCGATTTTTTATTAAGTTCTGGGTGGATTGGGATTGTGTTATTTCTTCTCATATTATATTTAATGTTAACGACTTCTAAAATTAGTTTTTATACATTGTCGCTTTTAGGGAGTGTTATGTTAATTTTATTGATTGAAAATATTTTTCATAGACAGATTGGGTGTTATTTGTTTTCACTTGTTTGGATCTCTTTACTAAAAAATGGTAATATTAAATTTGAATTTTAA
- a CDS encoding glycosyltransferase, translating to MNEKRIIVLIPHYNNPECLETSILSIDDRIQVDLLIIDDGSSRKPNEAELNQAYKNGEIYFEYLIENKGLSNALNKGIFFAQTNKYEFIGRLDCGDRCFKNKFSKQLDFLDNNDKIKLLGTCAVVVDEEGNELFMLNHPLKHEEIKKKMYLNNMFVHPTVIIRTNVFKSVEMYDEKYTRAAQDYALFFRIIKKFQVANLPEPLLYYEISSNSISSKRRQLQVRHRIKIILENFYFGFHPIYGLTRNTILFFMSREATTKLKLIFKK from the coding sequence ATGAACGAAAAAAGAATAATAGTTTTAATACCCCATTACAATAATCCCGAATGTTTAGAAACATCTATTCTATCTATAGATGATAGAATTCAAGTAGATCTATTAATTATAGATGATGGCAGTAGTAGAAAACCAAATGAAGCTGAGTTAAATCAAGCCTATAAGAATGGTGAGATTTATTTTGAATATTTAATAGAAAATAAAGGGTTGAGTAACGCTTTAAATAAAGGTATTTTTTTTGCTCAAACTAATAAATATGAATTTATAGGACGATTAGATTGTGGAGATCGTTGTTTTAAAAATAAATTTTCAAAACAATTAGATTTCTTAGATAATAATGATAAAATAAAATTGTTAGGAACTTGTGCAGTTGTTGTAGATGAAGAAGGTAACGAATTATTTATGTTAAATCATCCTCTTAAGCATGAAGAAATAAAGAAGAAAATGTATCTAAATAACATGTTCGTTCATCCTACAGTTATTATTAGGACTAATGTTTTTAAGAGTGTTGAAATGTATGATGAAAAATATACCAGAGCGGCTCAAGATTATGCTCTTTTTTTTAGAATAATAAAAAAGTTTCAAGTAGCTAATTTGCCAGAACCTTTATTGTATTATGAAATATCATCAAATTCTATTTCATCAAAAAGGAGACAGTTGCAAGTTAGGCATAGAATAAAAATTATATTAGAAAATTTTTATTTTGGATTTCATCCTATATATGGTTTAACTAGAAATACTATTTTATTTTTTATGTCAAGAGAAGCCACAACAAAATTAAAATTGATCTTTAAAAAGTAA
- a CDS encoding glycosyltransferase family 2 protein produces MDNIRLPLVSIMIPTYNQAKYIENTIDSALSQDYSNLEIIISDDCSPDETQRICEKYLKKNCQIKYFRNKTNLGRVKNYHTTLFNRAKGEYVLNLDGDDLLTDKSFVSNGIKRILAIKNPDRPLLYIACKSAKKNNKIKKILHKINEENKLIKGEDFIYGLFTKYKFSHLTTIYNRSEALKHNFYSLNVISSDSESLLKLACHSNVMISKDIVGQWCEVDNNESLTVNFNKRLDNLKWISSIDAYLKDKIPWKKRFVWKIKALYFNGRWVYSSLLRKENFSTTNLKYLLKNKYFVYLLILTPFFVIKNK; encoded by the coding sequence TTGGATAATATAAGATTACCACTTGTTAGTATTATGATTCCTACTTATAATCAAGCTAAGTATATTGAAAATACAATAGATAGCGCTCTGAGTCAGGACTATAGTAATCTAGAAATTATTATTTCTGATGATTGTTCTCCGGATGAAACACAAAGGATTTGTGAAAAATATTTAAAGAAGAATTGTCAAATTAAATATTTTAGAAATAAAACTAATTTAGGCAGAGTTAAGAATTATCATACTACTTTATTCAATAGAGCTAAAGGTGAATACGTTTTAAATTTAGATGGTGATGATTTATTGACAGATAAATCGTTTGTTAGTAATGGAATAAAGAGAATATTGGCAATTAAAAATCCTGATCGCCCTTTATTATATATTGCTTGTAAAAGTGCTAAGAAGAATAATAAAATTAAGAAAATTTTACACAAAATAAACGAAGAAAATAAATTGATAAAAGGAGAGGATTTTATTTATGGATTATTTACTAAATATAAATTTTCTCATCTCACGACTATTTATAATAGATCTGAAGCATTAAAACATAATTTTTATTCTTTAAATGTAATTTCATCAGATTCAGAATCTCTATTAAAACTTGCATGTCACTCAAACGTAATGATTTCAAAAGATATAGTGGGACAGTGGTGTGAAGTAGATAACAACGAGAGTCTTACAGTAAATTTTAATAAACGTTTAGATAATTTAAAATGGATTTCTTCAATAGATGCGTACTTAAAGGATAAAATTCCTTGGAAGAAGAGGTTTGTTTGGAAAATAAAAGCTTTATATTTTAATGGAAGATGGGTTTATTCTTCTTTACTAAGAAAAGAGAATTTTTCAACCACGAATCTAAAATATTTATTAAAAAACAAGTACTTTGTTTATTTACTTATTTTAACCCCTTTTTTCGTTATTAAAAATAAATAA
- a CDS encoding glycosyltransferase has product MIKVIHVLHAVGGVDVYLRLLLAIMDHNKFEHIIIKGENDTHETYFRPDGKLIKVYKLPIDREINFIEDFKSISQVVKIFKNERPDIVHAHSAKGGIIARSASVFYKVNVLHTPHAYSYLSADYGFKRRIFLFIEKFYKHINSKLLATSNSEINRGLIDVGYKEEDVYLFNNSILPIEEIKPLKIKKTWPDNYICSVGRPSFQKNIELMLDVLFEVKKQENDIHLVLMGVGYHSPNLLNVKNLIQSLGLENNVTLLDWTNREDIFYIIKHSALYISTARYEGLPYSVIESLALGKPIVATKVDGNQDLVKHNYNGFLVENENATEMSSFVLKLLNDKTLFQTFSENSKLLFEENFNMKNNIKDLECIYENNIK; this is encoded by the coding sequence ATGATAAAAGTCATTCATGTTTTACATGCAGTAGGTGGTGTTGATGTGTATTTAAGATTGCTTTTGGCAATAATGGATCACAATAAATTTGAGCATATTATTATTAAAGGGGAAAATGACACTCATGAAACTTATTTTCGTCCAGATGGTAAGCTTATTAAGGTTTATAAGCTTCCTATCGACAGAGAAATTAACTTTATTGAAGATTTTAAATCTATTTCTCAAGTTGTTAAAATATTTAAGAATGAAAGACCAGATATTGTACATGCTCATAGTGCCAAAGGTGGAATTATAGCTAGATCTGCAAGTGTGTTTTATAAAGTAAATGTTTTACATACACCTCATGCCTATTCATACTTAAGTGCAGATTATGGTTTTAAACGTCGCATATTTCTGTTTATAGAGAAATTTTATAAACATATTAATTCAAAACTATTGGCTACATCAAATTCTGAGATTAATAGAGGTCTTATTGATGTAGGGTACAAAGAGGAAGATGTATATCTTTTTAATAACTCTATATTACCAATAGAAGAGATAAAACCATTAAAAATAAAAAAGACTTGGCCTGATAATTATATTTGCTCTGTAGGACGACCTTCTTTTCAAAAAAACATTGAACTGATGTTAGATGTTTTGTTTGAGGTTAAAAAGCAAGAAAACGATATTCATTTGGTTTTAATGGGTGTAGGTTATCATTCTCCAAATCTTTTAAATGTTAAAAACCTTATACAATCTTTAGGTTTAGAAAATAACGTAACATTATTAGATTGGACAAATAGAGAAGATATCTTTTATATAATCAAGCATTCGGCTCTTTATATATCGACGGCTAGATATGAGGGATTACCTTATTCAGTCATTGAAAGTTTAGCATTGGGTAAACCTATTGTTGCTACTAAAGTAGATGGTAATCAAGATTTAGTAAAACATAATTACAATGGGTTTTTGGTAGAAAATGAAAATGCTACAGAAATGTCTAGTTTTGTTTTAAAACTACTAAATGATAAAACACTATTCCAAACATTTTCTGAAAACTCTAAATTATTATTTGAAGAAAATTTTAATATGAAAAATAATATAAAGGATTTAGAATGTATCTATGAAAATAATATTAAATAA